The genomic window TAATGATCCAGTGGCTTACACACAACTAGGCTACGCGCTCATTCATGAAAATTCTAATTATATTGAGACATTGAGGTCATTGATTGGAGAGGTCCGGCCAAAGTCAGAACTCGGCACTGAAGGTCTTTAGAGATACGGCACGATTCGAGAGGCGGAGAGCTCCAAAATTTCCTGAGAGATTCACTGCGAGAGGCAACAATAGATTCTATCCAGTTTTTGGATTCTATCGTATCGCGCTTGAGCAAATTTCAAGTTCGGATGCCAACTCACTCTCAGTTCGACACTGCAACACAAAAGATGCAAACAGTTGACTGCTTATATGTTCTTTCATAATACGCATTTTAAtgataataacaaaatatatgtactCAAGGgaaatataatatgtatagTTTACTTCgccaaattgcatttgcttaTTGTTGCAATTTAGTAAGTTTGAATAGAAGAGATGGCCTTGAACTATATAATGTATTTTACACACAGATGTTACTCAGCTTGAACAGATAGCATATCTTACAGAAATATACATCCGTTTTGATATCCGAAGATTGTTCCGTTTTTAGCGAGTTAAGACTATTACACCTACCAATTTTTCAAAGAACTACAAATATAGAGCGTAGTTTGGTTGAGTGTACACAACCTTGAGTGAGAGACATTAATTATGAACAGCTTTCAGCGGGTATTTCAATTACTCATCCCGCAGTCTTAAAGTTCTCAGCCTCGTTGCTCCCCCGAAATGCTTTCCTCGCACTCTTTCCTCGGCGATCCGAAGTCAGATCTAGTGCGCATGAGGAAGTCTCCCCCCtcgttttgaaaaatgattgaGAAATCCGCCTCTGATTTACGGCCGTGGATGCGAGGAAAGGAGGGCAGGAGGACGgctgcggcagcggcagcggctccCAAACGGGTTTGCCAAGTTACAGAAGCGGGCAAAAACCATTCGCTGGAAATCCAGAATAGCGAGCTGCCCCGGCAAACAACTGGGAAAATGCACACAAGCTGCTGCTCCGGATCGCCGTGTAAGTGGAAATAGCATTGGTCGGTCTTATCAGCGCGACGAGGTTATCGAAGTTCAGTTTTCATAAATACAGCGTTACACTTTATTGTACTCGTACTTTTTCACAAATGCAGCGGGCAAGGCTCTACTCGGAAATGGAATTCTAGTTCCTGTAAATGTCCGAATATGGTTCTGGATTTTTGACGCTCATGGGCGTGGGATTCTCCACGTGACCTATGAACAGAACTGCGGTGGGTGTGCGGATGGCGAATACGAATGGCCGGTTGGCGACGAACTGCGTGGGCTTGGGCGGCAGCGAAAGTGGTACAAACTTGGCATCTGGGAAAGATAATTGGGAGATAAATAATCACTCGATTTAGAGTTTAATGGTTTTCCGAACTTACATGAAGCTGCCGAGGCCTCGGTGCCCGCCTCGCCCACATTGATGTAGGCCTTCTGCAGGATCTTGCTCACGCGCACCGGGTGGTCCAGCAACTTGTTGACCTGCGAGTTGGGCGTGAACATCTGGTGGATGCCCAGGTCCTTCAGGGGCTGGGTCATGTCCTGCTCGAACTCAAACTGGAACTTGGGCAGGCGCACAGCGACCGACTGGCGGCGCAGACGGTGGGCGACTCGGTTGAGATCGAATTCCGGCCGGGAGAGCTGCTGCATCATTTTAGCCAGTCCGTTGGTCTGATTGGGCAGCAGGATCAGCATGCTGGTAGCGCTGTCCTTGTAGGCCAGCTCCAAGGCGGTGGCGCCCAGCTCGGGCAGCTCGGCCAGGCCGTACACATCGTCGTTGTACATCATGGCCACCTTGGAGGTTCTGCCGTTGGAGTGGTGGAAGTCGTAGGGCGAAGTGTCCATGATGGCAAATTCGTGCTCCCAGCGGCCCTGGAAGTACACTGCGTTCACGAGCAGCGCCTGCGTCTGTGGGTCCATGTCGCCTGGCGTGACCAGTTCACGGATCTTACTCCGCGTCTTGTCCATAACCCAGGCGTTGATCCTTGCCGCCGTATCCTTGCCGTTCTGCATGTCGACGGCCTCCGTGTCAGAGCTGAAATAGAACTTGGCGTACGCATCGTAGCTGTGGTTGACGCCACCCAGCTCCTGGTTGTAGTAGACCTTCGTGGCCAGGGTCAGATCGGTGCCCTCCAAGTGCATCTTGTACTTGATCACGTTTTCGAAGTCATGGGCTACGGCCATGGCATTCTTGCTGAACTCCCCCGCCTTCTGCAGTTCCCGGAACGTTTTTCCGGACGATGCCCCGTAGATCAGGGCCAGCAGGGCTTGTACGGAGAAGGGCGAAAACACTACGTTCTGCTGGCTCTGCGACTTCATGATCTGCTTGAAGAGCTCGGCGCTGAAGCGGTCCATGTAGCTGTAGGCGGGCGGCGGACGAGTGGGCGGCGCATTGGTTGGCTCAGGTTTGGAGAGGTCCACCGCCACCACATCGCTTATGGGATGCTGATTGTCCTGTGTCCTCGGGTTGGTGTTCTGCGCCCGGAGGCCCAGCTCCGGTCTGGAGCTacgtggctgctgctgttgtggtgGCCGTGACCAGCCATGGTACTCCTGAGCAGCCAGAAGGTGGCCGTAGGTGGTCAGCAGGAGAAGGATCGCTGTggaaatatcaaaacattataGCTTTTTATGGGCGATTCTAGGGTGGCTTTCACACAACTCACTGGCTTTGCTCGCCATATTTCCTATCTGTAATTTCTTGCGGAATGAATTTCCCTTCTGAATGAATTTATTCTTCCGATCCGCCGATCAGCCGATCAGCTCGATTTCAGCTGTGCTACAAAACTGATCGTTGCGAAACCGATCTCCAGCAGCAGAGCAGATCCGAGCTATACGGCGATTGGAAGAGAGAACCGGTCTGGAACCATATCTGCTATGCTACGGAGAAGCGTTCGATTATCAAATCGCATCGAGTTCTGTGCAACTGACTCTCCTGCGCAGGGAAGCCTCTCTTCTCGAATGGGAAAAGCCCGGTCACGATTACAATGACACAAAGGAAAACACATGGCATATGCAATATGAACGTAGTATATGGCGAAGCTTCATTTCTTAGCCCGATTCGCGAGCGTTGCCGTTCTAGCTGCCATTCCCATATAGCTAAGGATGTGACTCACCACTGGGGGTTCGGTGAAAGAAACCAGTTTAGttttcagtttatttatttatttataaatgcaCTATCTTGGCCGCTGCATCTACTCATAACCCCTGAATTTCCTGCTGACATTAAGTaacttttccattttacaTAACCAGCCTATAAAGACGGCGAGAACTAATTAAGTATTCCCCGGTGGCCGGAGAGAGCCTCCGATCTTCCTATCTCCCGGATAAGACCCCACAGCCTCGGATTCCCTGCATGCCTAATTATGTAAAGCCGCACACGAAATGCATTTCATATCAGCACTTCtccccatacccattccccattcctccAATCTGGTTTACGGTGACCCAATTGCAGGCGGCCGAATGTGTAAACATAATTTACTCCAATTAGAGTgctgtgccacgcccctcctcctcctccaccgccgcccactGGAAACTGGGGCACGACGGAGTGCATCGCTGATatgagtacgagtacgagtaccGGGCAAGAATGCAATCGATAAGTGGAGGAGCAGTTGGGTTTGGGGAGCAGTTCGGTTAATTGCGCTGCACCACCAGGTGGGCTCAGCTCGGCTCATTCCGCTTCCATTCCATTCAGCTCTCCCGCCTGTGTTTGTTCCGGCTGATATGATATGACGTCTAGTGTTTTGCCCGATTAAACAAAGCCTGGCCTCCGACTTATCGCGGGGGTTACGGAGGCGTCTGCACCCTCCACTCCAAATTGATCTAGCCGTGTGAATGACAGTAGTTTCCGAGCACCGGAGCACTCATTGTACCCCAACTGCTTTTAGGGGAATTTCCTAGAACCACTTAAAGCTGTCATCAGGAAAGCTTTGTCAACTTAAGCAATTCATAAACTTTAAACAGGAATCAGTAACGATTACATTAAGTAATAAATGTATGTGCTATTCACAAGTTTAGAACTAAACTTTTTACcaattatatacaaatatattgcATGTGTTTATGCATTGGATTGATAGTATGATTAGTAATGCGCTCCAGATTAAGAAAAATTCTATAGATTAGGCATTaacattatatattttaagctttttatttgcactgGTTTTAAACTAAAGGGTTTGTTTAAATTCTGCTTTCGAATTCCACATACGTGCTTATTATGGCTTATCCATATTCctaatataaataacaaattattaagtaatctttctttttctttggaGTCAGTCCCTGTTTTTGGTTTACTCCGTTTCATTCAGATACATCTCAAATCACTAGACTTAAGAACAGTTTCACGAATTATACAAGTCGTACCATAATTTATAGTTCCTAGCaactcgacgttcatacggacatagccagatcgactcgtCTATTAGTTCCGaacagtatatatatattccatgCTCGGAAACGctgccttctgcctgttacatacttttcaacgagtctagtatactcttttaatctacgagtaacaggtataaaaaGGAATTATTTTAGCTGAATGCAACATGTGATGTGATCTTCATAAAAGCAACTTATTGCCCGTGTTTCCAAAACTATTGCACCCAATTTGCTTCAATTACCCGACCAATTACCCAGACACCTCCGCACCGTAGCTGGTGACAGAAACCGCATGCAAATATTGCAAGTTGTCACCGGGGCGATGCCTCAATTAgtggcaacatgttgctggtGCAACACGACCGCAGGAACACCTCGTCGCCGACTTTTGCAGCCAGTCGTTAAAGCGAGTGGAAATCACCCGGAGAGTCAGGTGGCCATCCGTGGGATCAGCTTGGACGCCACGGAGTGCTGTGCAGCGGAGGTGGTAAATGAGGAGCGATTGTTGTCCGTGGGCGGCTTACACCGAAATCGCATTAAGTGGCGCGTTGGCAGCGCGATTTGTCTGATTTGCATACAATATTATAGCGAATAAATCATAATCCGCCGCTTGGCCATCACAATATTTACACATGCAATTTGCATCCGAGTTGCTCCGCATCTGACAGCATGTGGCTAACGAGCTGAGCGAAAGGCCAGGAATCGGCATCCGGGGCAGCATCAATTAAAGCGACATTAAGGAAACTTGTAATTTCCATGTGGCCTAATCATAGTCGGCATTCTTTTCTCTCACATCCTTCCCTTCTTTCCCTTCCTTTTGCAGCACAGCTCATGCATTTAGCAGCGTTTATAGAAATTGCCAGCCCACAAACTCCCCCTTTCCTTGTTTATAGCTGCGATGCACTCGAAGAAACTCTGGCGCACTTATTAACCCAtctgcatttttaaaatatgtttttgtgtaaataaattacttcCCCGATAAATGTCTTAAAATGTATCTGGTTTTCTGAGCCAACCTGTTGTAGTACTAAAATGTAGTCTAAAGGACTCTGTGCTTCCATAAAGCCATATCTCTCATTTTGTACTCTGTACCGCTGAAGAATGGACATCCGTGGCTGAAGTTTGGGGGCGGGGTAATCGCAGTTTAAATTTGTACTTCGTGATACAATCATTCTGAATGTCAGAGAGACCAGTGCCGGTTCTCCTGCCTGCCTGCTCCtccactccccactccccactctCCATTCGTATGTTAGGCGCCATAATGGGCtaacacacacagatacacacaccAACGCACACTTACACCCACACTATGGCAGAAAGTTGAGGTCAGCAGCCGGCAGTTGTTGGTTGCGGCCATTGTTCAAACTCCTTTTTTGGGTTGGGCCTGCTGCACTCTGCGTGTTCTCTATTGATCTAAATTTTCTGCTTGCGAATTTGTGGCTCTTTTTCGGTGGATTTTGGGACCGCTTATCGCCGGCATTCCgctggctctggctctggaATTGGCATTAGCATTAGATGCCGCCTATTGGCGGGCATTTGCGGGCCAATTGCTGTAATTTCCTCCTATATTTATGCCCGACTAATGAGACGAAATCTTTGGCTGCCCGATCTTAGCTGGCGGCCCATGGTCCGCTGTTGAATTAGCTGTTGTAATCAGTTAATGCTTAATTGGGGTCGCACCACGCCCCTTTCAAGTTGCTCTTGCAATGGGAATAGAATGGGGATTGGGGAATCGGAACACACAGATCTGCCATAAGAACCGCTAAGCTAACTGCTACAGAGTACCAGCCAACCACTAtggcattttgtttaattCGATGTTTTTACTACTTGACTTGCCAATACATCAGAGGCGGCGGGTTGAGGAAGACGAGCGGAACCCTTTCATTAGAGGAAAACTAAAGCGAACATCGCCAACGAGACAATAATGATGAATTGCGGTATTATCGCACTGTTACACGCCGAGGAGAGGGCCCAGAACCACATAGGAAACGGGAAACTGGAGCACTTGCGCACGAAGAAGGCCAGGCCAATAAAGCAGAAAGTCAGAAAGCCAGAATGTCAGGGAATCGGAGAATCGGACCCTAGCCTGGCCCAGACCCAAAGCAAATATGTAATTGGCCGGGCCGCCAGACACGAAGGTGCGCTGGTATCACGTACTCCTTGGCATCGCAGAGTCAAGCTCAAAATGCATCGACACgatgatttatttgcattgcaaagCCCAAGAATATTACACGTTGCGAAAAAGGGGACAGGGTAGGCTTAGCCCTAGATTTCgcatataattaaaaaaacaagagaaaacgctatagtcgagttccccgactatctggtatcatgggtcaacaaacttgcttCGTCTATTTCTCTGGAATCTACATGTTGAATCTCaaatttctagcttttatagttcctgagatctccacgttcatacggacggacaaacggacggacagacggacggacagacggacaaacggacggacagaaggacaaacggacggacagacggacatggccagatcgactcgactattgatcctgatccagaatatatacactttatatggtcggaaacccttacttctgcctgttacatacttttcgacgaatctagtataccttttattctacgagtaacgggtatatttacaatttgttaATGGAAGGGACGTGGCACACATGTGgaacaatttattaaaataggTTATATGAACTAAAGTCCTATTAAAAATCTGTATTGAATTTTTGTTAAAGTGAGACCTAGGCATATTGGCAAATTTTCTAAAAACTTTAACCGCTCGTTTCTAAATATTCTaggaaattgtttttaaattgaagcTGCCTTAGGGCTCAACGTTCTTTAACTTTTTCTCAGTGTTGGCGGGGAGTAGGAAATCCAACACGTAGGCCCGGCCAATTTTCCGAACAACTTAATTGAATTGGGCTGTGGGGTGGTGCCGGCTTCCAACGCTTCGAATACGCAATGCCAGCTCGTTCCTCGCCGTTCGGCGttctcatttgcatttcgcattctGCACGCACAGCTAGCCGTCCAATAGATCGACCTTAGATGCATAAAGAACTCCTACTTAACTCCCTTGGAATATTCAGACACACCCAGGAGGAGGCTTCACCTTTAGCATTTCGCCAGAGAGCCCAGATATTCATTCCCGTCTCGCAATTAAAGTTAAACTTGTGGAGTCCACGGAGTGCACCGAATGCAACGCCCAGCGCCAAAGCCTCGCTGGCGGATCCACCCAAGACAATTGCATTTGACATTTAAGCAGCTGGCAAGCCAGCGGAAAAACCAATTTCAAAGCGTCGGGAACCTGAGCCTTGAGACTTGAGTCTTAAGACTTGAGTCTCAGCCGATTCGTTTTTGTTTCGGCTCGCTGGCTGCCATAATCCAATCCAAGCCAAGACTCGATCGCTCTCCACCTCTGGAGCCGCACCTTTGCAAAGCTTTGTCGGCCTGTCAAACTGGAAAACTGGCCAAGAGCAATCGCCCAGCCGTTTTGACAATTTACCACCAGCTCGGTCTTGGAATCAAACTCGCCTTCGAAGTTGAAGCCCAAGCCTAAGTCggattccgattctgattcGTATTCGGATTCGCATTCGGACGTCTGACCATTTGTATAATTGGCATCTCTAATTTTTTGCTGGAATCTCCTGCAAAAGTGACTTATTATGGAGCTGCTAGATAGCCACAAGTTGGTAGCTGCTGGCTGGAAAATTCGCGATCGGCGAGCGGTTCTTGCGGCGTGAGTAATCAGAAAGCGGAGCGCGTTGCATAAATATCGAAAGGCGCAAGCGGAAAAGTAGGAAAACTGTACGCAATAATGAAACTGGTTTGTGGTTTTGGGCCGCTCTAAGAAttacacgcacacagacaTCCAGTCGTAATACCTACTATAGCGATCAGCGTGAGCCAGTGTTGCCATAATGCCTGTCATAAATTCTCCAAATTACCCAACATGTTGCACTTCGTGGCCACAGCCAATGTCGAGGGGATCTTGGCCagagctggctggctggctggctggctggacTGATTGCAAATTGTGTGACAGCGGGCTCCGCTCCacgtaaattgaatttatgtaCTTGCCCTCCGTTTGCAGTTGGCCGCATTACTTGgctaattttttaaataacctaGGCTTTTGTCTCAGTGCATTCGTCAGGGTAAGCTCCATCGCTCCAACGCTCCATCGTCAACTTGACAATCGAAATTGATTTCATAACATGATCTCCAATTGACGGCAATTCGAGGCCCAGACTTCTTGCGGTCAGTGCACTTAGCTCAAATCATCTGGGATCTGTATGGGAATGGATCCGGATGGGGAATCGAATCTTCACGGAAGAATCTCAAATCCAGCTGGTTCCGCATTCCGCCGCTTGTGGCAATCAAAACTTTGATTTGTGGCGGCTTTTCATGTTACGCTTATGTGTTATGCATTTGGATCATTAATAtcacataaatatgtaattcCTTATGGCCATTCCTCATGGTCGTTAATCGAAATACGAGTTTATGCTTCAAACTCGGGAGTAGAAGAAAAAATATGAGAGAACGTTACACTCGATTTactcgactatcagatacccgttactcaactagGGGGAGTAACATGGCATATCGAAGttggttgaaaaatatttgaatcAGGGCACTGGGGCGTGTCAAAACTAATTTGGGGCATATCAATAGGAAttggatttaaaaaaaattcacaaaacGTTATAGCCCTAAGTAGAAAAAATCGTTAAAAagactttataaaaaaaatttgaaaaaactatttttgaaGTTTCTTTCATACCATACATTATAATACCAGTGAAAATGGGTCTAGGACCCagttatttaaaatttcaatctGTTCTCAGAATGGTGACTGTTCAAGTTCTCGGGTTACCCAGTTGCAGCTTTATCAACATATATTAATAAAGTCATAGTAATTCCCGATAAACACAGCATAAGTATAAGAGTTTCCCTCGATTTGAGACACTGATTTTGCGGAAAAGTTGTGATAATTGATCAGAGTATATTTTCTAGAAAATCATTCTAATGATTCCAGCTTCTCACTGTTCTAAAGAATGCTATCGGACTTCAGACTGTGGCAAGAAAACAAGGCTAATTGTCGAATGTCAAAGGTCATTGTCTGCTGATCTATTACCCATGGTGAGTGCATGTGCGAGTTGCAGAGTTTCAGAGTTCCTACGTTTTTATTGGGTGTGCTTTACTGGCGCAGAGCGCGACGAACACGTTGTAAATGGTTTCTAAACTCAGCTTTATGGGCAACATTTTGTAACATTTATTTCCCTTTGACCACTCGGAAGGCACTTGAAGTTTTCGACCAAGTTTTCGGTGGCGTTCAGGTTGTTGCTAATgttgtttgggtttttgttgctggtggTAGGTAGCTCAAGTTCCTCACTTTGAGTTGTTGTTAAGGCCCACGCGCCTTCAAAATCGGCTGAAGGTCTCTTTGCATTCTGTTACCGTTTCTCGGTCTTTAGCCATCACTCGATTAAAGGTATGAATGTGTATGTAGAGATACAAGTATATCCCCTGGATTTATCCATCTGAATTCGTGCTCATTACGCACATTTGCGTAACAGATTCAGGTGCGCGATATGGAGAGTCTCGAGTGCGAGGCGAACTCATCGAGAGATAGCAAAATTAAACAACGAGGCGATGGAGACTGTTTTCAAAAAACCTTACCCAAGCCGTTTGGTTGTACTTGGCAGCATTACACAGCAATACAAGTTTTCAAGTGcccacaaaaaaagaaacacgaaCTCCATAACTCTGAAAGCGAGATGTTTTCTGTTTCGTATTTGATTGGATGTCGGCGCGTGATGAGTTAGCAGAAGTTTTGGGCAGGGGCCTGGAAACCAGTTTCTCTTTTCCCCGAGCAGTGAATAATTTTTaccaatttgaaaattaacTGTGCTTTGATTAATACTCGATTATTCCAGCACTGCATGTGTCCGTCTTTAATAGAAGTTCCTCCGTCTGTTGCTCTCCTCCAATGTGTCAAATGGGGTAGAAAGTGGTGATGCAGTGGACCAGGATGGCTGCTGCAAATTGCAGGAgtttttgtgtaatttatgAGCACTTTTATCAACTAATTGGCCTAATTACGCCGCAGTTTGCTCTGAGGACGGCATTAATAGCAGCCGGGTCGCCCGCAGAAGCTGGCAATTCACACTTCCGCGATTGGCCCACAGTTCGCTGATGATGCTGTGCCGGGCCAACTTGCACCAGCAGCCACATCAACGGCAAACAACAAAGGCAGGCGGCTTCGACAGTCGAC from Drosophila yakuba strain Tai18E2 chromosome 2L, Prin_Dyak_Tai18E2_2.1, whole genome shotgun sequence includes these protein-coding regions:
- the LOC6528391 gene encoding antichymotrypsin-2, whose translation is MASKATILLLLTTYGHLLAAQEYHGWSRPPQQQQPRSSRPELGLRAQNTNPRTQDNQHPISDVVAVDLSKPEPTNAPPTRPPPAYSYMDRFSAELFKQIMKSQSQQNVVFSPFSVQALLALIYGASSGKTFRELQKAGEFSKNAMAVAHDFENVIKYKMHLEGTDLTLATKVYYNQELGGVNHSYDAYAKFYFSSDTEAVDMQNGKDTAARINAWVMDKTRSKIRELVTPGDMDPQTQALLVNAVYFQGRWEHEFAIMDTSPYDFHHSNGRTSKVAMMYNDDVYGLAELPELGATALELAYKDSATSMLILLPNQTNGLAKMMQQLSRPEFDLNRVAHRLRRQSVAVRLPKFQFEFEQDMTQPLKDLGIHQMFTPNSQVNKLLDHPVRVSKILQKAYINVGEAGTEASAASYAKFVPLSLPPKPTQFVANRPFVFAIRTPTAVLFIGHVENPTPMSVKNPEPYSDIYRN